In a single window of the Anguilla rostrata isolate EN2019 chromosome 4, ASM1855537v3, whole genome shotgun sequence genome:
- the LOC135254216 gene encoding tripartite motif-containing protein 16-like: MAEGGGLLDQDQLSCPICLDLLKDPVTIPCGHSFCMGCIKGYWDQDEHTGVYSCPQCRRTFTPRPVLGRNIMLAEVVEKLKKTGHQAAPPAHCYAVPGDVACDFCTGRKRKAGKSCLACLASYCETHLQPHYESPAFKKHKLVKATGNLQEKICSHHDKLLEVYCRTDQQCICLLCVMDEHRGHDTVSAAAERTEKQKQLGATQREFQRRIQEREKELQDLRQTVQSLQRSAQAAVEDSERIFTELISLIERRRSEVKELIRDQEKAEVSRAEGLLERLEQEIAELRRRDTELEQLSHTEDHIQFLQSCQPLCALPGPEDLPSIAVSPHVSFEAVRKSVSELKEQLEELIKASGKVKEANILELKTREDFLQYSCQLILDPNTAHLYLGLSEGNREVTYVGGIQPYPYHPKRFEYRPQVLCREGLSGRCYWEAEWSGDKLFIAVSYKEISRKGGSDDSALGQNNKSWSLRCNGVYSFWHNNLHTKIHVPSSRIGVYLDHRAGTLSFYSVSDTMTLLHRVQTTFTQPLYPAFGVWWVGSSVKLCDLV; the protein is encoded by the exons atggctgaaggtgGAGGTTTACTGGATCAGGACCAGTTGAGCTGTCCGATCTGTCTGGATCTGCTGAAGGATCCGGTGACTATTCCCTGTGGACACAGTTTCTGTATGGGCTGTATTAAGGGCTACTGGGATCAGGATGAGCATACTGGTGTCTACAGCTGTCCCCAGTGCAGACGGACCTTCACTCCAAGGCCTGTTCTGGGCAGAAACATCATGCTGGCTGAAGTGGTGGAGAAACTGAAGAAGACAGGACAccaagctgctcctcctgctcactgttacgctgttcctggagatgtggCGTGTGATTTCTGCACTGGGAGAAAGCGCAAAGCCGGCAAGTCCTGTCTTGCTTGTCTGGCCTCTTACTGTGAAACTCACCTCCAGCCTCACTATGAATCTCCTGCCTTTAAGAAGCACAAACTGGTCAAAGCCACTggaaacctgcaggagaagatctGCTCTCATCATGACAAACTGCTGGAGGTTTACTGTCGTACTGATCAGCAGTGtatctgtctgctgtgtgtgatggatgaacacagaggccatgatacagtctcagctgcagcagaaaggaCTGAGAAACAG AAGCAGCTGGGGGCGACACAGAGAGAATTCCAGCGGAgaatccaggagagagagaaggagctgcaggatctGAGACAGACTGTGCAGTCACTCCAG cgctctgcacaggcagcagtggaggacagTGAGAGGATCTTTACTGAGCTGATCAGCTTAATTGAGAGAAGGCGCTCTGAGGTGAAAGAGCTGATCAGAGATCAGGAGAAGGCTGAAGTGAGTCGGGCTGAAGGACTCCTGGAGCGACTGGAGCAGGAGATtgctgagctgaggaggagagacactgagctggagcagctttcacacacagaggatcacaTCCAGTTCCTCCAG agcTGTCAGCCTCTCTGTGCCCTTCCTGGACCTGAAGACTTACCCAGCATCGCTGTCAGTCCACACGTCTCTTTTGAGGCTGTGAGGAAATCTGTCTCTGAACTGAAAGAGCAGCTGGAAGAGCTGATCAAAGCTTCTGGAAAAG TGAAAGAAGCCAACATTCTAGAGCTCAAGACCAGAGAGGACTTCTTACAAT ATTCCTGTCAGCTCATACTGGACCCCAACACAGCACATCTATATCTCggtctgtctgaggggaacagagaggtgaCTTATGTGGGAGGGATCCAGCCATATCCTTATCATCCAAAGAGATTTGAATACCGGCCccaagtgctgtgcagagagggtctgtctggacgctgttactgggaggctgagtggagTGGGGATAAACTTTTTATAGCAGTGTCATATAAAgagatcagcaggaaaggaggcAGTGATGACTCTGCTCTGGGACAGAATAACAAGTCCTGGAGTTTGCGCTGTAACGGCGTTTACTCTTTCTGGCACAATAATTTGCACACTAAAATCCATGTTCCCTCCTCCAGAATAGGAGTGTACCTGGATCACAGGGCAggaactctgtccttctacagcgtctctgacacaatgaccctcctgcacagagtccagaccacattcactcagCCCCTCTATCCTGCGTTTGGGGTTTGGTGGGTTGGATCCTCTGTAAAACTGTGTGATCTGGTATGA
- the LOC135254207 gene encoding tripartite motif-containing protein 16-like isoform X2, translated as MSFLLFMSYSFRETKLNSVSVSVSSKMAEGGGLLDQDQFSCPICLDLLTDPVTIPCGHSFCMGCIKGYWDQDDHTGVYSCPQCRETFTPRPVLGRNIMLAEVVEKLKKTGFQTAPPAHCYAGPGDVVCDFCTGRKCKAVKSCLMCLASYCETHLQPHYEFPALKKHKLVKAIGNLLEKICCHHDKLLEVYCRTDQQCICYQCVMDEHRGHDTVSAAAERTEKQKQLGATQREFQQRIQEREKKLQDLRQTVQSLKRSAQAAVEDSERIFTELIRSIERRRSEVKELIRDQEKAEVSRAERLMERLAKEIAEMRRRDAEVQQLSHTEDHIQFLQSCQPLCALPGPGDLPSITVSPHSFEAMRKSVSELKEQLEELIKVSGKDSCQLTLDPNTAHQCLHLSKGNREVTRVEEIQSYPIHPERFERWAQVLCREGLSGRCYWEAKWSGRVVYIAVSYKEIRRKADGNECALGYNNKSWGVRRNDFGYTFWHNNERTKIPVPSSSRIGVYLDHGAGTLSFYSVSDTMTLLHRVQTTFTQSLYPGFRVYGVGSSVKLCDLG; from the exons ATGTCATTCTTATTATTTATGTCATACAGTTTCAGAGAAACAAAACttaactctgtctctgtcagtgtgagcagcaaaatggctgaaggtgGAGGTTTACTGGATCAGGACCAGTTCAGCTGTCCAATCTGTCTGGATCTGCTGACGGATCCAGTGACTATTCCCTGTGGACACAGTTTCTGTATGGGCTGTATTAAGGGCTACTGGGATCAGGATGATCATACTGGTGTCTACAGCTGTCCCCAGTGCAGAGAGACCTTCACTCCAAGGCCTGTTCTGGGCAGAAACATCATGCTGGCTGAAGTGGTGGAGAAACTGAAGAAGACAGGATTCCaaactgctcctcctgctcactgttATGCTGGACCTGGAGACGTGGTGTGTGATTTCTGCACTGGGAGAAAGTGCAAAGCCGTCAAGTCCTGTCTGATGTGTCTGGCCTCTTACTGCGAAACTCACCTCCAGCCTCACTATGAATTTCCTGCGTTAAAGAAGCACAAACTGGTCAAAGCTATTGGAAACCTGCTGGAGAAGATCTGCTGTCATCATGACAAACTGCTGGAGGTTTACTGTCGTACTGATCAGCAGTGTATCTGTTATCAGTGTGTGATGGATGAACACAGAGGCCATGATACagtctcagctgcagcagaaaggaCTGAGAAACAG AAGCAGCTGGGGGCGACACAGAGAGAATTCCAGCAGAgaatccaggagagagagaagaagctGCAGGATCTGAGACAGACTGTGCAGTCACTCAAG cgctctgcacaggcagcagtggaggacagCGAGAGGATCTTTACTGAGCTGATCCGCTCCATTGAAAGAAGGCGCTCTGAGGTGAAAGAGCTGATCAGAGATCAGGAGAAGGCTGAAGTGAGTCGGGCTGAAAGACTCATGGAGCGACTGGCGAAGGAGATTGCTGagatgaggaggagagatgcTGAGGTGCagcagctttcacacacagaggatcacaTCCAGTTCCTCCAG agcTGTCAGCCTCTCTGTGCCCTTCCTGGACCTGGAGACTTGCCCAGCATCACTGTCAGTCCACACTCTTTCGAGGCTATGAGGAAATCTGTCTCTGAACTGAAAGAGCAGCTGGAAGAGTTGATCAAAGTTTCTGGAAAAG ATtcctgtcagctcacactggaccCCAACACAGCACATCAATGCCTCCATCTGTCTAaggggaacagagaggtgaCCCGTGTGGAAGAGATCCAGTCATATCCTattcatccagagagatttgagcgCTGGGCccaagtgctgtgcagagagggtctgtctggacgctgttactgggaggctaaGTGGAGTGGGCGTGTGGTTTATATAGCAGTGTCATATAAAGAGATCAGGAGGAAAGCAGACGGAAATGAATGTGCTCTGGGATATAATAACAAGTCCTGGGGTGTGCGCCGTAATGACTTTGGTTACACTTTCTGGCACAATAATGAGCGCACTAAAATCCCtgttccctcctcctccagaaTAGGAGTGTACCTGGATCACGGGGCAggaactctgtccttctacagcgtctctgacacaatgaccctcctgcacagagtccagaccacattcactcagTCCCTCTATCCTGGGTTTAGGGTTTATGGTGTTGGATCCTCTGTAAAACTGTGTGATCTGGGTTGA
- the LOC135254207 gene encoding tripartite motif-containing protein 16-like isoform X1: protein MSFLLFMSYSFRETKLNSVSVSVSSKMAEGGGLLDQDQFSCPICLDLLTDPVTIPCGHSFCMGCIKGYWDQDDHTGVYSCPQCRETFTPRPVLGRNIMLAEVVEKLKKTGFQTAPPAHCYAGPGDVVCDFCTGRKCKAVKSCLMCLASYCETHLQPHYEFPALKKHKLVKAIGNLLEKICCHHDKLLEVYCRTDQQCICYQCVMDEHRGHDTVSAAAERTEKQKQLGATQREFQQRIQEREKKLQDLRQTVQSLKRSAQAAVEDSERIFTELIRSIERRRSEVKELIRDQEKAEVSRAERLMERLAKEIAEMRRRDAEVQQLSHTEDHIQFLQSCQPLCALPGPGDLPSITVSPHSFEAMRKSVSELKEQLEELIKVSGKAKEVNILEPKTREDFLQYSCQLTLDPNTAHQCLHLSKGNREVTRVEEIQSYPIHPERFERWAQVLCREGLSGRCYWEAKWSGRVVYIAVSYKEIRRKADGNECALGYNNKSWGVRRNDFGYTFWHNNERTKIPVPSSSRIGVYLDHGAGTLSFYSVSDTMTLLHRVQTTFTQSLYPGFRVYGVGSSVKLCDLG from the exons ATGTCATTCTTATTATTTATGTCATACAGTTTCAGAGAAACAAAACttaactctgtctctgtcagtgtgagcagcaaaatggctgaaggtgGAGGTTTACTGGATCAGGACCAGTTCAGCTGTCCAATCTGTCTGGATCTGCTGACGGATCCAGTGACTATTCCCTGTGGACACAGTTTCTGTATGGGCTGTATTAAGGGCTACTGGGATCAGGATGATCATACTGGTGTCTACAGCTGTCCCCAGTGCAGAGAGACCTTCACTCCAAGGCCTGTTCTGGGCAGAAACATCATGCTGGCTGAAGTGGTGGAGAAACTGAAGAAGACAGGATTCCaaactgctcctcctgctcactgttATGCTGGACCTGGAGACGTGGTGTGTGATTTCTGCACTGGGAGAAAGTGCAAAGCCGTCAAGTCCTGTCTGATGTGTCTGGCCTCTTACTGCGAAACTCACCTCCAGCCTCACTATGAATTTCCTGCGTTAAAGAAGCACAAACTGGTCAAAGCTATTGGAAACCTGCTGGAGAAGATCTGCTGTCATCATGACAAACTGCTGGAGGTTTACTGTCGTACTGATCAGCAGTGTATCTGTTATCAGTGTGTGATGGATGAACACAGAGGCCATGATACagtctcagctgcagcagaaaggaCTGAGAAACAG AAGCAGCTGGGGGCGACACAGAGAGAATTCCAGCAGAgaatccaggagagagagaagaagctGCAGGATCTGAGACAGACTGTGCAGTCACTCAAG cgctctgcacaggcagcagtggaggacagCGAGAGGATCTTTACTGAGCTGATCCGCTCCATTGAAAGAAGGCGCTCTGAGGTGAAAGAGCTGATCAGAGATCAGGAGAAGGCTGAAGTGAGTCGGGCTGAAAGACTCATGGAGCGACTGGCGAAGGAGATTGCTGagatgaggaggagagatgcTGAGGTGCagcagctttcacacacagaggatcacaTCCAGTTCCTCCAG agcTGTCAGCCTCTCTGTGCCCTTCCTGGACCTGGAGACTTGCCCAGCATCACTGTCAGTCCACACTCTTTCGAGGCTATGAGGAAATCTGTCTCTGAACTGAAAGAGCAGCTGGAAGAGTTGATCAAAGTTTCTGGAAAAG CGAAAGAAGTCAATATTCTAGAGCCCAAGACCAGAGAGGACTTCTTACAAT ATtcctgtcagctcacactggaccCCAACACAGCACATCAATGCCTCCATCTGTCTAaggggaacagagaggtgaCCCGTGTGGAAGAGATCCAGTCATATCCTattcatccagagagatttgagcgCTGGGCccaagtgctgtgcagagagggtctgtctggacgctgttactgggaggctaaGTGGAGTGGGCGTGTGGTTTATATAGCAGTGTCATATAAAGAGATCAGGAGGAAAGCAGACGGAAATGAATGTGCTCTGGGATATAATAACAAGTCCTGGGGTGTGCGCCGTAATGACTTTGGTTACACTTTCTGGCACAATAATGAGCGCACTAAAATCCCtgttccctcctcctccagaaTAGGAGTGTACCTGGATCACGGGGCAggaactctgtccttctacagcgtctctgacacaatgaccctcctgcacagagtccagaccacattcactcagTCCCTCTATCCTGGGTTTAGGGTTTATGGTGTTGGATCCTCTGTAAAACTGTGTGATCTGGGTTGA
- the LOC135254203 gene encoding tripartite motif-containing protein 16-like isoform X2 codes for MSHSFRETKLNSVSVSSKMAEGGGLLDQDQLSCPICLDLLKDPVAIPCGHSFCMGCINGCWDQDDHTGVYSCPQCRQTFTPRPVLGRNIMLADVVEKLKKSGLQAAPPAHCYAGPGDVVCDVCTGRKRKAVKSCLACLASYCETHLQPHYESPAFKKHKLVKATGNLQEKICSHHDKLLEVYCRTDQQCICLLCVMDEHSGHKTVSAAAERTEKQKQLGETQSNFQQRIQEREKELQDVRQAVQSLKRSAQAAVEDSERIFTELIRSIERRRSEVKELIRDQEKAAVSRAEGLLERLEKEITELRRRDAELEQFSRTEDHIHFLQSCQSLCAPPGPEDLPSITVSPHVSFEAVRKSVSELKERLEDVFTVELINVSGKVKEVNILEPMTREDFLQYACQLTLDPNTAHQCLRLSEGNREVTCVEATESYPDHPERFEYQAQVLCRESLSGCCYWEAEWSRDGEVDIAVSYKEISRKGGSNDSALGCNNKSWSLRRNGSSYGFFHNNEETEIPGPPPSRIGVYLDHRAGILSFYSVSDTMTLLHRVQTTFTQPLYPGFWVYTSGSSVKLCDLV; via the exons ATGTCACACAGTTTCAGAGAAACGAAACTTAACTCTGTCAGTGTTagcagtaaaatggctgaaggtgGAGGTTTACTGGATCAGGACCAGTTGAGCTGTCCGATCTGTCTGGATCTACTGAAGGATCCGGTGGCTATTCCCTGTGGACACAGTTTTTGCATGGGCTGTATTAACGGCTGCTGGGATCAAGATGATCATACTGGTGTCTACAGCTGTCCCCAGTGCAGACAGACCTTCACTCCAAGGCCTGTTCTGGGCAGAAACATCATGCTTGCTGACGTGGTGGAGAAACTGAAGAAGTCAGGACTccaagctgctcctcctgctcactgttACGCTGGACCTGGAGACGTGGTGTGTGATGTCTGCACTGGGAGAAAGCGCAAAGCCGTCAAGTCCTGTCTTGCTTGTCTGGCCTCTTACTGCGAAACTCACCTCCAGCCTCACTATGAATCTCCTgcctttaaaaagcacaaactgGTCAAAGCCACTggaaacctgcaggagaagatctGCTCTCATCATGACAAACTGCTGGAGGTTTACTGTCGTACTGATCAGCAGTGtatctgtctgctgtgtgtgatggatGAACACAGCGGGCATAAAACagtctcagctgcagcagaaaggaCTGAGAAACAG AAGCAGTTGGGGGAGACACAGAGTAACTTCCAGCAGAgaatccaggagagagagaaggagctgcaggatgtgagacaggctgtgcagtcactcaaG CGCTCTGCGcaggcagcagtggaggacagCGAGAGGATCTTTACTGAGCTGATCCGCTCTATTGAGAGAAGGCGCTCTGAGGTGAAAGAGCTGATCAGAGATCAGGAGAAGGCTGCAGTGAGTCGGGCTGAAGGACTCCTGGAGCGACTGGAGAAGGAGATTActgagctgaggaggagagacgcTGAGCTGGAGCAGTTTTCACGCACAGAGGATCACATCCATTTCCTCCAG agctgtcagtctctctgtgcccctcctgGTCCTGAAGACTTGCCCAGCATCACTGTCAGTCCACATGTCTCTTTTGAGGCTGTGAGGAAATCTGTCTCTGAACTGAAAGAGAGACTGGAAGATGTTTTCACGGTGGAATTGATCAATGTATCTGGAAAAG TGAAAGAAGTCAATATTCTAGAGCCCATGACCAGAGAGGACTTCTTACAAT ATgcctgtcagctcacactggaccCCAACACAGCACATCAATGCCTccgtctgtctgaggggaacagagaggtgaCCTGTGTGGAAGCGACTGAgtcatatcctgatcatccagagagatttgagtacCAAGCccaagtgctgtgcagagagagtcTGTCTGGatgctgttactgggaggctgagtggagTAGGGATGGCGAGGTTGATATAGCAGTGTCATATAAAgagatcagcaggaaaggaggcAGTAATGACTCTGCTCTGGGATGTAATAACAAGTCCTGGAGTTTGCGCCGTAATGGCTCCAGTTACGGTTTCTTTCACAATAATGAGGAAACTGAAATCcctggtccccccccctccagaatAGGAGTGTACCTGGATCACAGGGCAGGAattctgtccttctacagcgtctctgacacaatgaccctcctgcacagagtccagaccacattcactcagCCCCTCTATCCTGGGTTTTGGGTTTATACTTCTGGATCCTCTGTAAAACTGTGTGATCTGGTATGA
- the LOC135254203 gene encoding tripartite motif-containing protein 16-like isoform X5, producing the protein MAEGGGLLDQDQLSCVICLDLLKDPVTIPCGHSFCMGCIKGCWDQDDHTGVYSCPQCRQTFTPRPVLGRNIMLAEVVEKLKKTGLQAAPPSHCYAGPGDVECDFCTGRKRKAVKSCLACLASYCETHLQPHYEFPALKRHNLVKATGKLQEKICSHHDKLLEVYCRTDQQCICYLCTMDEHKGHDTVSAAAERTEKQKQLGETQSNFQQRIQEREKELQDVRQAVQSLKRSAQAAVEDSERIFTELIRSIERRRSEVKELIRDQEKAAVSRAEGLLERLEKEITELRRRDAELEQFSRTEDHIHFLQSCQSLCAPPGPEDLPSITVSPHVSFEAVRKSVSELKERLEDVFTVELINVSGKVKEVNILEPMTREDFLQYACQLTLDPNTAHQCLRLSEGNREVTCVEATESYPDHPERFEYQAQVLCRESLSGCCYWEAEWSRDGEVDIAVSYKEISRKGGSNDSALGCNNKSWSLRRNGSSYGFFHNNEETEIPGPPPSRIGVYLDHRAGILSFYSVSDTMTLLHRVQTTFTQPLYPGFWVYTSGSSVKLCDLV; encoded by the exons atggctgaaggtgGAGGTTTACTGGATCAGGACCAGTTGAGCTGTGTGATCTGTCTGGATCTACTGAAGGATCCGGTGACTATTCCCTGTGGACACAGTTTCTGTATGGGCTGTATTAAGGGCTGCTGGGATCAGGATGATCATACTGGTGTCTACAGCTGTCCCCAGTGCAGACAGACCTTCACTCCAAGGCCTGTTCTGGGCAGAAACATCATGCTGGCTGAAGTGGTGGAGAAACTGAAGAAGACAGGACTCCAAGCTGCTCCTCCTTCTCACTGTTACGCTGGACCTGGAGATGTGGAGTGTGATTTCTGCACTGGGAGAAAGCGCAAAGCCGTCAAGTCCTGTCTTGCTTGTCTGGCCTCTTACTGCGAAACTCACCTCCAGCCTCACTATGAATTTCCTGCATTAAAGAGGCACAATCTGGTCAAAGCTACTGGAAAGCTGCAGGAGAAGATCTGCTCTCATCATGACAAACTGCTGGAGGTTTACTGTCGTACTGATCAGCAGTGTATCTGTTATCTATGTACGATGGATGAACACAAAGGCCATGATACagtctcagctgcagcagaaaggaCCGAGAAACAG AAGCAGTTGGGGGAGACACAGAGTAACTTCCAGCAGAgaatccaggagagagagaaggagctgcaggatgtgagacaggctgtgcagtcactcaaG CGCTCTGCGcaggcagcagtggaggacagCGAGAGGATCTTTACTGAGCTGATCCGCTCTATTGAGAGAAGGCGCTCTGAGGTGAAAGAGCTGATCAGAGATCAGGAGAAGGCTGCAGTGAGTCGGGCTGAAGGACTCCTGGAGCGACTGGAGAAGGAGATTActgagctgaggaggagagacgcTGAGCTGGAGCAGTTTTCACGCACAGAGGATCACATCCATTTCCTCCAG agctgtcagtctctctgtgcccctcctgGTCCTGAAGACTTGCCCAGCATCACTGTCAGTCCACATGTCTCTTTTGAGGCTGTGAGGAAATCTGTCTCTGAACTGAAAGAGAGACTGGAAGATGTTTTCACGGTGGAATTGATCAATGTATCTGGAAAAG TGAAAGAAGTCAATATTCTAGAGCCCATGACCAGAGAGGACTTCTTACAAT ATgcctgtcagctcacactggaccCCAACACAGCACATCAATGCCTccgtctgtctgaggggaacagagaggtgaCCTGTGTGGAAGCGACTGAgtcatatcctgatcatccagagagatttgagtacCAAGCccaagtgctgtgcagagagagtcTGTCTGGatgctgttactgggaggctgagtggagTAGGGATGGCGAGGTTGATATAGCAGTGTCATATAAAgagatcagcaggaaaggaggcAGTAATGACTCTGCTCTGGGATGTAATAACAAGTCCTGGAGTTTGCGCCGTAATGGCTCCAGTTACGGTTTCTTTCACAATAATGAGGAAACTGAAATCcctggtccccccccctccagaatAGGAGTGTACCTGGATCACAGGGCAGGAattctgtccttctacagcgtctctgacacaatgaccctcctgcacagagtccagaccacattcactcagCCCCTCTATCCTGGGTTTTGGGTTTATACTTCTGGATCCTCTGTAAAACTGTGTGATCTGGTATGA
- the LOC135254203 gene encoding tripartite motif-containing protein 16-like isoform X3 gives MSHSFRETKLNSVSVSSKMAEGGGLLDQDQLSCPICLDLLKDPVAIPCGHSFCMGCINGCWDQDDHTGVYSCPQCRQTFTPRPVLGRNIMLADVVEKLKKSGLQAAPPAHCYAGPGDVVCDVCTGRKRKAVKSCLACLASYCETHLQPHYESPAFKKHKLVKATGNLQEKICSHHDKLLEVYCRTDQQCICLLCVMDEHSGHKTVSAAAERTEKQKQLGVTQNKFQQKIQEREKELQDLRQAVQSLKCSAQAAVEDSERIFTELIRSIERRRSEVKELIRDQEKAEVSRAEGLLERLKKEIAELRRRDAELEQFSRTEDHIQFLQSCQSLCAPVGPEDLPSITVSPLVPFEAVRKSVSELKERLEDFFTVELIKVSGKAKEVNILEPMTREDVLQYACQLTLNPNTAHQRLCLSEGNREVTRVRKIQSYPDHPERFERKAQVLCREGLSGRCYWEAEWSGDEVDIAVSYKEISRKGGINDCGLGSNNKSWALRRNGAGYTFYHNNETTEIPVPHSSRIGVYLDHRAGTLSFYGISDTMTLLHRVQTTFTQPLYPGFWVRNVGISVKLCDLV, from the exons ATGTCACACAGTTTCAGAGAAACGAAACTTAACTCTGTCAGTGTTagcagtaaaatggctgaaggtgGAGGTTTACTGGATCAGGACCAGTTGAGCTGTCCGATCTGTCTGGATCTACTGAAGGATCCGGTGGCTATTCCCTGTGGACACAGTTTTTGCATGGGCTGTATTAACGGCTGCTGGGATCAAGATGATCATACTGGTGTCTACAGCTGTCCCCAGTGCAGACAGACCTTCACTCCAAGGCCTGTTCTGGGCAGAAACATCATGCTTGCTGACGTGGTGGAGAAACTGAAGAAGTCAGGACTccaagctgctcctcctgctcactgttACGCTGGACCTGGAGACGTGGTGTGTGATGTCTGCACTGGGAGAAAGCGCAAAGCCGTCAAGTCCTGTCTTGCTTGTCTGGCCTCTTACTGCGAAACTCACCTCCAGCCTCACTATGAATCTCCTgcctttaaaaagcacaaactgGTCAAAGCCACTggaaacctgcaggagaagatctGCTCTCATCATGACAAACTGCTGGAGGTTTACTGTCGTACTGATCAGCAGTGtatctgtctgctgtgtgtgatggatGAACACAGCGGGCATAAAACagtctcagctgcagcagaaaggaCTGAGAAACAG AAGCAGCTGGGGGTGACACAGAATAAATTCCAGCAGAaaatccaggagagagagaaggagttgCAGGATCtgagacaggctgtgcagtcactcaaG tgctctgcacaggcagcagtggaggacagTGAGAGGATCTTTACTGAGCTGATCCGCTCCATTGAGAGAAGGCGCTCTGAGGTGAAAGAGCTGATCAGAGACCAGGAGAAGGCTGAAGTGAGTCGGGCTGAAGGACTCCTGGAGCGACTGAAGAAGGAGATtgctgagctgaggaggagagatgctGAGCTGGAGCAGTTTTCACGCACAGAGGATCACATCCAGTTCCTCCAG agctgtcagtctctctgtgcccctGTTGGACCTGAAGACTTACCCAGCATCACTGTCAGTCCACTCGTCCCTTTTGAGGCTGTGAGGAAATCTGTCTCTGAACTGAAAGAGAGACTGGAGGATTTTTTCACTGTGGAGTTGATCAAAGTATCTGGAAAAG CGAAAGAAGTCAATATTCTAGAGCCCATGACCAGAGAGGACGTCTTACAAT ATgcctgtcagctcacactgaaccccaacacagcacatcaacgcctctgtctgtctgaggggaacagagaggtgaCCCGTGTGAGAAAGATCCAgtcatatcctgatcatccagagagatttgagcgCAAAGCccaagtgctgtgcagagagggtctgtctgggcgctgttactgggaggctgagtggagTGGGGATGAGGTTGATATTGCAGTGTCATATAAAGAGATAAGCAGGAAAGGGGGGATTAATGACTGCGGTCTGGGATCTAATAACAAGTCCTGGGCTTTGCGCCGTAATGGCGCCGGTTACACTTTCTATCACAATAATGAGACCACTGAAATCCCTGTTCCCCACTCCTCCAGAATAGGAGTGTACCTGGATCACAGGGCAggaactctgtccttctacggcatctctgacacaatgaccctcctgcacagagtccagaccacattcactcagCCCCTCTATCCTGGGTTTTGGGTTCGGAATGTTGGAATCTCTGTAAAACTGTGTGATCTGGTATGA